A stretch of Chanodichthys erythropterus isolate Z2021 chromosome 20, ASM2448905v1, whole genome shotgun sequence DNA encodes these proteins:
- the LOC137009701 gene encoding interferon-induced very large GTPase 1-like, with protein MALPAVHLLCLEQGDRSLEQHTSDFLQLACLTHFRDRSLCIYYRTGLSERSKARIPAGGPTEDFAAYVEWVLVNNNSPFTIGPAEDDTSTTPHPETNHPPSTTCTMEKREPTADRGDQPAGTYETEPEERTEGVVAPGCEPLGVSDQVRESATSCAVEGVLVEFEGWEESPDHNITTVDAIVMSTETFLDLLDVFEEVNFPCLVSPLVPSSSELSVSPLVPSSSELCVSPLVPSSSELCVSPLVPSSSELSVPLLVLSSPVFPPNLPLPPPQTTYSSSLPPLVPFSLSSTPSRKCMDPTRCFRPPVSPWTEVLLAPPPAFESNTPPRPVDASPSPWLLPPSAPPDTLSLKTPPGSLVPQAPTWSDVVQPAPTVSPGSSFPPVSSFVLGRTTSVFRFPDSNSTWITIIGGFSIGRPQGGASSSHDGFSCPRLHPGASSCKVLLIVIFVFIVLATTATRNKLAWIATEWNVYAMRTVRPDGGKRDETCQNPKLGPKCKEELNKLYYRLDLTQSLQDEMRTADILEITKSSFQEPQEENELVNSFLQKLINMDYRARYTAIKQRKKDHQETPTTKKESEKEDANYNPEENHPDIHPMDVQMAVFHCADGFLKQLMVTKLSQCQYSLPLLVPDPFTQQIEFPLWTFRQINKSWKKKNSNNEIISQTQPVYKAETPMVAFFRFGSVSSSKSQLINSLINEKHQTFFHRNCPGSSRTRLLMDGVVEIAWYCPSGKKTDSFDDCVAFCNLHGDAGASEKQYEILTSMASVNVLFLPDFGQKNQYKGLVRSLFKSPQPLICLLTDSDCDETELGDGKFITSILNKNQSDVSNQIREMIRVSLTEQKKTFKLEDVAEHTGIRVDEEDPECRRGKEAAIQIMGLLRGKDPSTVKEINLPCQGKLWHDWCKINKELRHLEGENLEEDKSTKLKNMREIRETQMEQGLNDFMMTFIETVKSQRGNENNYFLKWTMNLLDDFTSEKLFDLHMEYDKKWHEVSAMKKKPDNLDQLQTEQTNLENISEQINKTGFGLEHILREFGQIYESWSTVKKKKDNLQFDFCSLLSLAADMMISGFPMELMDGDAAHVPLTWVTAVLDELVKKLGDQTRIFVLSILGIQSSGKSTMLNAMFGLQFAVSAGRCTRGAFMQLLKVSEKMKTELKFDYILVVDTEGLRAPELAGRSTTSRDNEMATFVVGLGNMTLINIFGENPSEMQDILQIVVQAFMRMKNVRLNPSCMFVHQNVSDITAGEKNTEGRRRLQEKLDEMTRIAAKEEDCDAEGFSDVIEFDVQNDVKYFAQLWEGSPPMAPPNPNYCENIQELKETILTHASKSDGIMLIHLRDRVKDLWEALLNEQFVFSFKNSLEIATYKKLETEYSKWTWSLRSAMLEIENKLHNKIENKAFDDIEENDLQRELNPKREEVEKTMSELFSKDRDAAVLNQWKASFEIKINQLQENIVRETKRKLNKVLQQRHLKKKMDTERTLLENTLLEKSKKLALKFNYQANDEHVVKKEFESFWKQQMMEINRDAHSVTNIDIFTDVKQYLKVIYASLPLNHIKESSEHKDMISLASYSKYVKIKKSSGFTGRIENAYKGAKEFIGYSLSKEDEVQIRSLITDIAKQTDKMIQSYNIAKMGYNHSCIQQLIDHIKARLMQHEEVPKVKYVFKSEFFLYLVLFICHRANKTFTEQYKMFRETNDPVLYFERKSQEYYRIFQKYCQGASSTAVFGEVVCNKLKKPIQQNIYKKNAKDLADEMMTNCESLNGNRSKLEKHILKTLAEKQDFKAYLTYINNPRAHFKNFIRDEVSQYITEQFIDCVRPKMENNIKLLEQKITNAAHESTEHVKKINGDADSWLLNFTQQLSDVLVFSLNDLTGVNHDDVEFRFLEDVIKKELPSIISDIRSEFSTETFPVKLEPTDRPDELLINHLCDCCWVQCPFCAAICTNTIECHTGDHSVPFHRNLGLNGWFYRGTTNLSTSICTSAVASDRSFYSSDDKVPWKEYRKGGPKFASWSITPDLSELPYWKWFVCRFQEDLEKHYEKTFQGSGEIPDEWRKYSQKEAIESLDKYI; from the exons ATGGCTCTACCTGCAGTCCATCTCCTCTGCCTGGAGCAGGGAGACCGCTCGCTGGAACAGCACACCAGTGACTTTCTCCAGCTTGCATGCCTGACTCACTTCCGGGACCGCTCGCTCTGTATTTACTATCGTACCGGCCTGAGCGAGCGGTCCAAGGCACGCATTCCAGCGGGCGGTCCAACGGAGGATTTCGCTGCAtacgtggagtgggtgctggtaaACAACAACTCTCCGTTCACCATCGGCCCTGCTGAGGACGACACCAGCACCACTCCACATCCAGAGACCAACCATCCGCCATCGACTACGTGCACGATGGAGAAACGAGAGCCCACCGCAGACCGTGGAGATCAACCTGCTGGGACGTACGAGACCGAACCTGAAGAGAGGACGGAAGGAGTCGTCGCCCCGGGGTGTGAACCGTTAGGTGTGTCTGACCAGGTGCGTGAGTCCGCTACATCGTGTGCTGTAGAGGGAGTGTTAGTGGAGTTCGAAGGCTGGGAAGAGAGCCCCGACCACAACATCACCACGGTGGATGCCATCGTCATGTCTACAGAAACTTTTCTGGATTTATTGGATGTGTTTGAGGAGGTAAATTTCCCGTGTCTTGtttccccgctggtcccgtccagctcagaactgtctgtctccccgctggtcccgtccagctcagaactgtgtgtgtccccgctggtcccgtccagctcagaactgtgtgtgtccccgctggtcccgtccagctcagaactgtccGTGCCCCTGCTGGTTCTGTCCAGCCCTGTGTTCCCTCCcaacctccctctcccgcctcctcaaACCACCTACTCATCATCTCTGCCTCCCCTGGTACCCTTCAGCCTCTCATCAACTCCATCACGTAAATGCATGGATCCGACTCGATGCTTCAGGCCACCAGTGTCACCGTGGACTGAGGTTCTCCTGGCTCCGCCTCCAGCCTTCGAGTCCAACACTCCACCGCGGCCTGTCGACGCTTCGCCTTCGccgtggctcctccctccctcggctccaccggATACCCTCAGCCTCAAGACTCCACCGGGCTCCCTCGTCCCACAGGCTCCGACTTGGTCAGACGTCGTCCAGCCTGCACCTACGGTTTCGCCTGGCTCCTCCTTCCCCCCCGTCTCCTCCTTCGTCCTCGGTCGCACCACCTCCGTCTTCAGGTTCCCGGATTCCAACTCCACCTGGATCACCATCATCGGTGGCTTCTCCATCGGTCGTCCCCAGGGTGGCGCCTCATCTTCCCACGATGGTTTTTCCTGTCCTCGACTCCACCCTGGGGCCTCATCATG TAAAGTATTGTTAATCGTCATCTTCGTCTTCATCGTTCTTGCTACCACAGCCACACGTAACAAGCTGGCCTGGATCGCCACGGAATGGAATGTTTACGCAATGAGAACCGTTCGGCCCGATGGTGGAAAA AGAGATGAAACTTGCCAAAACCCAAAGCTTGGACCAAAGTGCAAAGAAGAGTTAAACAAACTCTACTATAGACTAGACCTGACACAAAGTCTTCAAGATGAAATGAGGACAGCAGACATTCTTGAAATCACCAAGTCTTCATTTCAGGAGCCACAGGAAGAGAATGAACTGGTAAATTCATTCCTACAAAAGCTGATAAACATGGACTACAGAGCAAGGTACACAGccataaaacaaagaaaaaaagaccaCCAAGAAACACCTACTACTAAGAAAGAATCTGAGAAAGAGGACGCAAACTACAACCCTGAAGAAAATCACCCTGATATTCACCCAATGGATGTTCAGATGGCCGTGTTTCATTGTGCTGATGGTTTCCTGAAGCAGCTGATGGTGACTAAACTCTCACAGTGTCAGTATTCACTGCCTCTGCTTGTTCCTGATCCATTCACACAACAGATTGAGTTTCCTCTCTGGACATTTAGACAAATCAACAAGAGctggaagaagaagaacagcAACAATGAGATCATCAGTCAAACTCAACCGGTCTACAAGGCTGAGACTCCAATGGTGGCTTTCTTCAGGTTTGGTTCAGTGTCTTCATCTAAGTCTCAGCTGATAAACAGCCTCATCAATGAGAAACACCAGACGTTCTTCCACAGGAACTGCCCAGGCAGCAGTAGAACCAGATTACTGATGGATGGAGTGGTGGAGATCGCCTGGTACTGCCCTTCTGGGAAAAAGACTGATTCATTTGATGACTGTGTTGCTTTCTGTAATCTTCATGGTGATGCAGGAGCCAGTGAGAAACAATATGAGATTCTGACCAGTATGGCTTCAGTAAACGTCCTCTTCTTGCCTGATTTTGGACAGAAGAACCAGTACAAGGGTTTGGTGAGATCACTCTTCAAATCTCCTCAGCCTCTCATTTGTCTGCTCACTGACAGTGACTGTGATGAAACTGAACTGGGGGATGGAAAATTCATAACTAGTATTTTGAACAAAAACCAATCTGATGTTTCTAATCAGATAAGGGAGATGATCAGAGTGAGTTTGACTGAGCAGAAAAAGACCTTCAAACTTGAAGATGTGGCCGAACACACAGGAATCAGAGTAGATGAGGAGGATCCAGAGTGTCGGAGAGGGAAAGAAGCAGCGATCCAGATCATGGGATTACTGAGAGGAAAAGATCCATCAACAGTGAAGGAAATAAACCTGCCCTGTCAGGGGAAACTGTGGCATGACTGGTGTAAAATCAACAAAGAGCTGCGTCATCTAGAAGGAGAAAATCTAGAGGAAGATAAAAGTACCAAACTGAAGAACATGAGAGAAATAAGAGAAACGCAGATGGAACAAGGATTGAATGATTTTATGATGACATTTATTGAAACAGTGAAATCACAGAGAGGCAATGAAAACAACTATTTCCTCAAATGGACGATGAACCTGTTGGATGACTTCACTTCAGAGAAGCTCTTTGATCTTCATATGGAGTATGACAAGAAATGGCATGAAGTCTCAGCAATGAAAAAAAAGCCTGACAATCTAGATCAACTGCAGACTGAACAAACAAACCTGGAAAACATATCAGAGCAAATCAATAAGACAGGTTTTGGCTTGGAGCACATCCTGAGAGAGTTTGGCCAGATCTATGAATCATGGTCAACtgtgaagaagaagaaagacaaTCTGCAGTTTGACTTCTGTTCGCTCCTGAGTCTTGCAGCAGACATGATGATCTCTGGATTTCCCATGGAGCTGATGGATGGAGATGCTGCTCATGTTCCTCTCACCTGGGTCACTGCTGTTCTAGATGAACTTGTTAAGAAACTGGGAGACCAGACCAGAATCTTTGTACTGTCAATTTTAGGGATTCAGAGCTCTGGTAAATCCACCATGCTGAATGCCATGTTTGGACTGCAGTTTGCCGTCAGTGCTGGCAGATGCACCAGAGGAGCTTTCATGCAGCTGCTCAAAGTGTCAGAAAAGATGAAAACAGAGCTGAAGTTTGACTACATTCTGGTTGTAGATACTGAAGGACTTCGAGCACCAGAACTGGCTGGAAGGTCAACAACATCTCGTGACAATGAAATGGCCACATTTGTTGTTGGTCTTGGAAATATGACCCTGATCAACATCTTTGGAGAAAACCCATCTGAGATGCAGGACATTCTTCAGATTGTTGTTCAGGCCTTCATGAGGATGAAGAACGTCAGACTGAACCCGAGCTGCATGTTTGTGCATCAGAATGTCTCAGATATCACAGCTGgagagaaaaacacagaagGAAGGAGACGACTGCAGGAGAAACTGGATGAAATGACAAGAATCGCTGCTAAAGAGGAAGACTGTGATGCAGAAGGATTCAGTGATGTGATTGAGTTTGATGTACAGAATGATGTGAAGTATTTTGCTCAGCTCTGGGAGGGCAGCCCACCCATGGCACCACCAAATCCAAACTACTGCGAGAACATCCAAGAACTGAAGGAAACTATTCTAACACATGCTTCAAAATCAGATGGCATAATGCTGATACACCTAAGAGACCGTGTTAAAGATCTCTGGGAGGCTTTGCTTAATGAACAATTTGTGTTCAGCTTCAAAAATTCCCTGGAAATCGCAACATACAAGAAACTAGAGACTGAATACAGCAAGTGGACCTGGAGCCTTCGGAGTGCCATGCTGGAAATTGAAAACAAGCTTCAcaacaaaatagaaaataaagcATTTGATGACATTGAAGAAAATGATCTTCAAAGAGAACTGAATCCAAAACGTGAAGAAGTGGAAAAGACAATGTCAGAATTGTTTTCAAAAGACAGAGATGCAGCTGTACTGAATCAGTGGAAAGCTTCCTTTGAGATAAAAATCAATCAGCTTCAAGAAAACATTGTGAGAGAAACTAAGAGGAAATTAAATAAGGTTCTTCAGCAGCGTCACCTGAAGAAAAAGATGGATACTGAGAGGACACTGCTTGAAAACACTTTATTGGAAAAGAGCAAAAAACTtgcattaaaatttaattacCAAGCAAATGATGAACATGTTGTGAAAAAAGAGTTTGAATCCTTTTGGAAACAACAGATGATGGAGATCAACAGAGACGCTCATTCAGTCACAAATATTGACATATTCACGGATGTGAAACAGTACCTCAAAGTAATCTATGCAAGTCTCCCTTTAAACCACATTAAAGAAAGCAGTGAGCACAAAGATATGATCTCTTTGGCAAGCTACTCAAAATATGTGAAGATAAAGAAATCCAGTGGATTTACAGGACGTATTGAAAATGCCTACAAAGGAGCTAAAGAGTTTATTGGTTATTCTTTATCAAAAGAAGATGAAGTCCAGATAAGATCCTTAATCACAGACATTGCTAAACAAACAGATAAAATGATTCAGTCATATAACATTGCAAAGATGGGCTACAACCACAGCTGCATTCAACAACTCATAGATCACATAAAGGCAAGATTAATGCAGCATGAGGAAGTGCCAAAAGTGAAATATGTGTTCAAGAGTGAATTCTTCCTGTATCTGGTACTTTTCATATGTCACAGAGCAAACAAGACATTCACTGAACAATACAAAATGTTCAGGGAAACAAATGATCCTGTTCTTTATTTTGAGAGAAAAAGTCAAGAATACTACAGGATTTTCCAGAAATACTGTCAAGGAGCATCATCAACTGCTGTTTTTGGTGAAGTTGTTTGTAATAAACTTAAAAAACCCATTCAGCAGAATATCTACAAAAAAAATGCCAAAGATTTAGCAGATGAAATGATGACAAACTGTGAATCACTAAATGGGAACCGATCAAAACTGGAGAAACACATCCTAAAAACACTGGCAGAAAAACAGGATTTCAAAGCGTACTTGACCTACATTAACAATCCCAGAGCACACTTCAAAAATTTCATCAGAGATGAAGTCAGTCAGTACATCACTGAACAATTCATAGACTGTGTTCGACCCAAGAtggaaaataacattaaacTGCTGGAGCAGAAGATCACAAACGCAGCACATGAATCCACTGAACATGTTAAAAAGATCAATGGAGATGCTGATTCATGGTTGCTTAATTTCACACAACAACTCTCAGATGTGCTGGTATTCTCTCTAAATGACCTGACTGGAGTGAATCATGATGATGTTGAATTCAGATTTCTAGAAGATGTGATAAAGAAAGAACTTCCTTCTATAATATCTGACATACGCAGTGAATTCAGTACAGAAACTTTTCCAGTAAAGCTGGAACCCACAGACAGACCAGATGAGCTTCTGATCAATCACCTCTGTGACTGCTGTTGGGTTCAGTGTCCTTTCTGTGCAGCCATCTGCACAAACACAATAGAATGCCATACTGGAGATCACAGTGTTCCTTTCCATCGTAATCTTGGACTGAATGGGTGGTTTTACAGAGGAACAACAAACCTATCTACCAGCATCTGCACATCAGCAGTAGCCAGTGATCGATCTTTTTATAGCTCAGATGATAAAGTCCCGTGGAAAGAATACAGAAAAGGAGGTCCTAAATTTGCTTCATGGAGTATCACCCCAGATCTCTCTGAGCTGCCGTACTGGAAGTGGTTTGTGTGCAGATTCCAGGAAGATCTGGAAAAGCACTATGAAAAAACCTTTCAGGGGAGTGGCGAGATTCCAGATGAATGGAGAAAATACTCTCAAAAAGAAGCTATTGAGAGTCTggataaatacatttaa